Sequence from the Pseudomonas frederiksbergensis genome:
TCATCCGTCCCGGTGTGCCGATCAGGATGTCCGGCACCTTGCGCAGCATGGCGGCCTGGACCTTGAAATCTTCGCCGCCAGTGATCAGGCCCGACTTGATGAAGGTGAACTGCGAGAAGCGCTCCACTTCCTTCAAGGTCTGCTGGGCCAGCTCGCGGGTTGGCAGCAGGATCAGCGTCTTGATGCTGACACGGACCTTGGCCGGGCCGATCAGGCGATTGAGGATCGGCAGCACGAACGCGGCGGTCTTGCCGCTGCCGGTTTGCGCCGTCACCCGCAGGTCACGCCCTTGGAGCGCGAGCGGAATAGCCGCTGCCTGCACCGGCGTTGGCTCGACAAATTTAAGCTCGGCCACGGCTTTGAGCAGGCGTTCGTGCAGGGCGAATTGGGAAAACACGGGTGCTACCTCGAAGAAATGCAAAAAAACAGCTGCATAGGGTAACGGTTTCGAGCGCGAAGGCCGAGTTTCTTTGTGCAAACGGCAGCAAATCAGCGTGTTTTCATGATTGGATTCGCGATCAACGGTCACTTCGCGGCGCTTAAATGCTCTAATTCGCCCCATCGCGCTCACAGAAGAACCGTCTCGCCCATGGATATCAAACAACTCTGGCTCAACCTCCAGGATTTCTGGGGCGCCTTGGATAAACATCCGCTGCTGCATTCCGGTCTTGCGCTGGTTTTGCTGGTGGCGATCGCCCTGGTGCTCGGGCGCGTGGCGCGCTACCTGATCCTGCACGGCGCCAAGCTGATCGGCCGCCAGCCGGCCCTGCATTGGGTCAACGACCTGCGCCAGAACAAAGTCTTCCACCGCCTGGCGCAGACCACGCCGTCGCTGATCATTCAGTTCGGCCTGCACCTGGTGCCGGGGTTGAGCAAGACCAGCATGATTTTCCTCGGCAACGTCGCGCTGTCCTTCACCATCCTGTTCATGTTGCTCGCCATCAGTGCGCTGCTCAGCGCCCTGCTGGACGTCTATGCTCGCACCGAACATGCGCGCACCCGCTCGATCAAGGGCTATGTGCAACTGACAAAAATGGTGCTCTACGTCTTTGGCGCGATCATCATTGTCGCCACGCTGATCGACCGCTCGCCCCTGTTGCTGCTGTCGGGCCTGGGTGCGATGTCGGCGGTGATCCTGTTGGTCTACAAGGACACGCTGCTGTCGTTCGTCGCCAGCGTGCAGTTGACCAGCAACGACATGCTGCGGGTCGGCGACTGGATCGAGATGCCGCAAGTGGGCGCCGACGGTGATGTGGTGGACATCACGTTGCACACGGTGAAGGTGCAGAACTTCGACAAGACCATCGTCTCGATCCCGACCTGGCGGTTGATGTCCGAGTCGTTCAAGAACTGGCGCGGCATGCAGCAATCCGGCGGACGGCGGATCAAGCGCAGCCTGTTTATCGACGCCAGCGGCGTGCGCTTCCTGCATGACGACGAAGAGCAGCGCCTGTCCCAGGTGCGCCTGCTGACCGATTACATCGGCCGCAAACAGGCGGAGCTCAAGGCCTGGAACGAAGCCCAGGGCAACGTTGCGGCGATGTCGGCCAACCGTCGGCGCATGACCAACCTGGGTACATTCCGCGCCTACGCCCTGGCCTATCTGAAAAGCCATCCCGAGATCCAGCCGAACATGACCTGCATGGTCCGCCAGCTACAGACCACCGCCCAGGGCATTCCGCTGGAAATCTACTGCTTCACCGGCACCACGGTATGGGCCGACTACGAGCGCATCCAGGGGGATATTTTCGATTACCTGCTGGCGGTGATGCCTGAGTTCGGCTTGGGCTTGTACCAGCAGCCGAGCGGCACGGATTTGCGGGCGGGGTTGTTGGCCATCAAACCGGACGTCAAGGCAGTCGAACGCTTGGAAAGCTGAACGCTACGACTGGCAGATCGATCATGAATCGAATCAGCCGAAATACCGCTATGCCTTTAGTGGATTTCACTACGAGCGCGGACATATCTCGTCTATTTCCAAGTGTTTCAAACCATTAGCATCTTGCCTTCATTCATTGAGCGAAGGCGCTACAACATGTTATGGACGACAAAACTCACCCGTGAGTCTGCCTACGATGGATCGAATGCAGCAGCCGAGGCACTCGCCCTCTATGCTCAGGCCGATGCGTTCGCCCAGCCCAGCAGTTTTTATACCAGCAGCCCGTATCGGCGCCCCTCGCGACCTCAAGACATCAATGACTCGCTGCTTACCGAGAGCCTGAAAAGCAACCAACTTTCCAGCAGCCACCATTTGTTGGCGCAACGGTTGCTGTTGAACATCTACGAGCAAGACTTGGTTTTCCTCCCCAAGCCGCCCATGGCGTTCAACCTGAAGGAGTTCAAGGACTTCTATGAGCCACAACACGTGGCGTTCGGTAAAAAGATCCGTCCCGTGCTGGAGAACTATGTCTACGGCTGGCTCAAGGAAGAAGTCCACATCAATGGCCCCTGGGAACTTGAATCGTTCCTGGCTCATACCGATAAAGTGTTGGAAGACGTCGCTCAATCCGACTCGAGACTCTTTCAAGTACTGACCACCAGCCGAGACCCACAACGGGCGGCCAAGTTTTTCATGACCCAGTGCGCGGGGGACTTTCTCAGCGAAGCGTCTGCCATGGCCCGCAACGTACTGGGCAACTGCGGCGTCTATACCAGTGAGTTGTTCAAGATTCTGATCGACGAGTACGGCTATGGCGTGGACAAGAAGAAACACAGCACGATCTTCGAGGACATGCTCAAGGCGATGGGCATGTCGCACCATGTCCATTACTACTGGCAGTTCTATACCGCCAGTTCGCTGTCATTGACCAACTACTTCCACTATGTGTCAGCCAACCATGGCGAGCTGTTCCGCTACATCGGCGCCATGTATTACACCGAAGCCACGCTGGCCTTGACGACCAAGCACCAGTCCCGTGCCATCCGGACAATCTTCGACAACACCGTACCCACCGAGTACTTCGACGAGCACTCGCATATCGACGTTCATCACGGACGGATGGCCTTGAAGCGCCTGATCATTCCGATGATCGAACAGTTCGGCAACACGATCATTCCAGACCTGATCCGCGGTTTCGAGGAATTCAAACTGCTCCAGGACATCGCCGACGAAGAGCTCTATGCACATATCAAATGGCATGACGAGCTGGATGAACACCGTGCCCGCGCCGCAGAACTTCATGGCAAGCGCAATGTGGACATGCGCATCACCGAGTCGGAAAACGAGCTGTCGGTGCTGCACACCCATTCCAACGATGAATTGTTCTGGGTCGAGTCAGGCGAGCTGGACTTTGTCATGAGTCCCGAATTGTCGGTCCGATTGAAGGCTGGCGAAGGCATCGTCATCCCCAAGGGGATGATTCATGGCACTTGCGTTACCAGCAAGACTTGCACTTACACCGTTACGGCAATTTGAGTGTCCCGCCATGAAAGCTATCAGTCTGAACCTGGCCCATGTTCATTACGTGGCCGTGGATGAGAAAACCTATTTCCTCAAGCGGCATTCTCACTCAACGCAACTACTGCCCACTGAGTGTCCCCATCGAGGCGGCCCGTTACACATGGGCGACGTCACGCAGGATGGGCAAAGCGTTATCTGCCCTTGGCATGACAACGCCTACAAGCTGTGCAACCTGGAAAAGAAATCTCTGCCAACGGTACGTGTGCGTAACGTCATCAGCACCGTTGTCGGCGAAAACAACCGGTGCGTGCCGCTGCTTAAACTTTCTCGCCACGTTGAGTTAAGCCAATGACCCATAAATCAACCTTAGGGGCGTTCTATTCGATCGTGACCCTTTTCACCGGCCTGGACATGGCGATCGTCATCGCCATGGTCTGGTTTGGCCTGGAAACCACCGGCTCGACTTTTTTGGTGGGCGCGACGCTGTGCGTGGCAACCGTGGTGCCTTATCTCTGCGAGCAGTTCATCGGCAGGTTCTTTACCGTCGAACTGAGCATGCGACGGCTGCTTTATATCCGGCTCATCGCGTTCGGAGCCGTTCTCGGGCTGTCATTGACCGATGCAGCCCTGCTGCCGATCGGCTTCTTGGGCATCGCGTTCGTTGTGGGCGTCACCGACTATTTCACCATCAGTACCCTGGAGTCGAAAAACACCAAGCTGGTGCTGGCAGGCGTGACCAACAGCGACACGTCCGCGCGACTGATGCAAACCTCCATTCAGATCGGGGCCTTCGGCGGTGCGTTGCTGGGCGGAGTGATCGTGGATGTCTTCTCGGTCAACCAGACCCTGCAGATCATCAGCGTGGCCGCTATCGTGTCGCTTGCAGCAATGCTGCTTGTTGCCGCGACGCCGACTCGCGACGACCCGGTACAAGCACCGCAAGCCAGTGCGGCGCTTGTCCGAAGCCTGCCGGCAAATCTGTACATCCTGATCATTGTCCTCAGCATGATTGGCTTCCACATTGGCGCGTTCAACAGCCTCGTGCCCATTGTTTTCCAGAAGCTCAACGAGTGGAACGCAACCCTCTTCGGCGTTGCCAGTGGCCTGGCCGGCCTGGGTGCCTTCAGCGCTGCCGTGTTGCCGCGAATCAAGCTCAACAGCTACAGCGCCATACTGCTGGTGGTCCTGGCCGACGTCGCGATCGTTTATCTCCAGAACCTCTACGTGATGATGGCCGCAGCGTTCCTGCTGGGCTTTTGCATCAACAGCTTGAGGATCCAGCTGCGCAAGACGCTGATCGAGTCAGCACCCAATGCCCGGACCGCCGACGTCATTGCCGCCAAAAGCTCGCTCTATTACCTGCTGGTCAGTGGCTCGGCGCCCATGATCCTGACCTTTTTCACCACGTCGGGCTTGTTGGGTATCGAAGGTGCGCGCCTGCTGATGATCGTGTCCGCCGCATTGCTGGGATGTGCCGTGCTGGTGTGGAACCTCAGCCCTGCCGCCACCCACACAGTCACTGCCGAATAGGAATCGCCAATTGAAAACCGTACTGATCGTCGACCCCTTCTCCACCGGCAAGCTCTATTCGCCGTTGCTCAATAACCAAGGTGTACGCTGCATCGCCGTGGTGTCCTCCCGCGACTTGCCCCAGCACTTCACCTGCGACTTGGTGGAAGATAACTTTGCAGATATTTTCTACTGGGACGATCAACCGCTGGACGCACTGAAAGCCTTGTCCGTGACGGCCGTGATCGCTGGGTGCGAGACCGCGATCTACCTGACGGACTACCTGACCGAATCCCTCGGGGTCGTCGGTAACAGCAGCAGAACCAGTGACCTGCGTCGCAACAAGTTCGCCATGCAGAAAGCGCTGGAGGAACAGGGTCTACGCCACATTCCTTCGAACACCTTGAAATCGCCAGCGCAAATCCCTGACTTCGTGGCCACGCTGGATCCGGCTCTGAAATACGTGATCAAGCCATTGAATTCCGCAGCCACGCAGGGGGTAG
This genomic interval carries:
- a CDS encoding Rieske 2Fe-2S domain-containing protein, encoding MKAISLNLAHVHYVAVDEKTYFLKRHSHSTQLLPTECPHRGGPLHMGDVTQDGQSVICPWHDNAYKLCNLEKKSLPTVRVRNVISTVVGENNRCVPLLKLSRHVELSQ
- a CDS encoding mechanosensitive ion channel family protein, with product MDIKQLWLNLQDFWGALDKHPLLHSGLALVLLVAIALVLGRVARYLILHGAKLIGRQPALHWVNDLRQNKVFHRLAQTTPSLIIQFGLHLVPGLSKTSMIFLGNVALSFTILFMLLAISALLSALLDVYARTEHARTRSIKGYVQLTKMVLYVFGAIIIVATLIDRSPLLLLSGLGAMSAVILLVYKDTLLSFVASVQLTSNDMLRVGDWIEMPQVGADGDVVDITLHTVKVQNFDKTIVSIPTWRLMSESFKNWRGMQQSGGRRIKRSLFIDASGVRFLHDDEEQRLSQVRLLTDYIGRKQAELKAWNEAQGNVAAMSANRRRMTNLGTFRAYALAYLKSHPEIQPNMTCMVRQLQTTAQGIPLEIYCFTGTTVWADYERIQGDIFDYLLAVMPEFGLGLYQQPSGTDLRAGLLAIKPDVKAVERLES
- a CDS encoding MFS transporter, with product MTHKSTLGAFYSIVTLFTGLDMAIVIAMVWFGLETTGSTFLVGATLCVATVVPYLCEQFIGRFFTVELSMRRLLYIRLIAFGAVLGLSLTDAALLPIGFLGIAFVVGVTDYFTISTLESKNTKLVLAGVTNSDTSARLMQTSIQIGAFGGALLGGVIVDVFSVNQTLQIISVAAIVSLAAMLLVAATPTRDDPVQAPQASAALVRSLPANLYILIIVLSMIGFHIGAFNSLVPIVFQKLNEWNATLFGVASGLAGLGAFSAAVLPRIKLNSYSAILLVVLADVAIVYLQNLYVMMAAAFLLGFCINSLRIQLRKTLIESAPNARTADVIAAKSSLYYLLVSGSAPMILTFFTTSGLLGIEGARLLMIVSAALLGCAVLVWNLSPAATHTVTAE
- a CDS encoding iron-containing redox enzyme family protein; this encodes MLWTTKLTRESAYDGSNAAAEALALYAQADAFAQPSSFYTSSPYRRPSRPQDINDSLLTESLKSNQLSSSHHLLAQRLLLNIYEQDLVFLPKPPMAFNLKEFKDFYEPQHVAFGKKIRPVLENYVYGWLKEEVHINGPWELESFLAHTDKVLEDVAQSDSRLFQVLTTSRDPQRAAKFFMTQCAGDFLSEASAMARNVLGNCGVYTSELFKILIDEYGYGVDKKKHSTIFEDMLKAMGMSHHVHYYWQFYTASSLSLTNYFHYVSANHGELFRYIGAMYYTEATLALTTKHQSRAIRTIFDNTVPTEYFDEHSHIDVHHGRMALKRLIIPMIEQFGNTIIPDLIRGFEEFKLLQDIADEELYAHIKWHDELDEHRARAAELHGKRNVDMRITESENELSVLHTHSNDELFWVESGELDFVMSPELSVRLKAGEGIVIPKGMIHGTCVTSKTCTYTVTAI